The segment GGAGGGTAAGAggttttccttctttctctccctttaaAGAGATGATTGTATTTACACATAGGAGTCTTTCCAGAAACATTAAACATTTAACCACTGTTGACTAAGGTCCCTTTTAACTAGGAGGGCCAATTGGATGTTGAAGGGTAGTGAACTTGGTGGAAAAACTTGCTCATGAGAGTAAGTGATTTAATGGCGCTGGCTTGAGCAAGGCATAGAACTGGCAGGTGTTGAgcaagcttcccccatgcagctTTGCTGATGCACCTCCATTCTGACCTGCGAGACCATGCAGCTTTGTCAATGCACCTCAGCCCTAATCTGCAGCAACCCTTCTATTCCATTTGTGCCTTGAGCAGAGATGGCCAGTTGTGCCAAATCATGTCGTGGTGGTTGATGTACCCAAAAAAGGGGACTAGGGTCAGATCCACCCACGCTGCGAGAAATGAAAGTTGAAGCAAAAATTTTACTGCTATTAGTGATTTATAGTAGGGTGACATCTCTAGGTGTCTGGTGGCTAATAATGGACAACCGTTCCTGTTAGCCAAATCTCTCTTTTCTGGTGTAATAAACTTCATTTGAAGGTGAGGGCGAGATCTTCTTGTGGAGGTGCCTTTTATATACAGCAACTGCTTTATTGCGTTTATAAAAATGCATCCATCCAACGTTTCTGGCCTCAtgtacaatctctctctctctaaaatacAAACAGTTAGGACCACTGTCCCCAAAACTAAGATGCTTCCCAAATCACCATAACAAAGTTTTCCTCTGTCTCAGCCCATCTCTTCATCTCTCTGCGCCATCCAGCAAAATGAGAGTAGGGGTATAAATTCtagctgatttaaaaatgcaaaatcctTATATTGGTCTTTTGGCTATTGTCTGCTGCTCAGTGGTCTTTATGTAGCAACTCCAAAGACGCTTGGACCAAACCTAATTGTGCTAGAATGTGTGCATCTAAGACAGTGGTGTGCGTTGTCAACCCTACTTTTAACTTGGATGGAAGCCCATTTtgcaaagtgtgttgtgttttaatgACCTGCTCTGTTTGCCTTCAGGTCATTGCTCAGCGTTTGATGCAGTCTAAACAAACAATACCTCACTACTATCTGTCTATTGATATAAATGTGGAAGAAATACTGGAGCTCAGGAAAGAACTTAATAAGGTAACACAACTGAAGGGTGGTGGTGTGGGTCTGAGGACAGGTAGATAATCAGTATGATGAGCCTCCTGCATCTGTTCTTCAGGGTTGAGCCAGCTGGACTTGGGAAGAACAGGTTCCTTCGCATCCAAAGTTTGCTGCCTCCTGCTAGTCAGGTCTTGACCCTCTTGTGACAGAGTGTGGAGAAGTCTTCTCCATCCAACCACTGCCCATTGCGTGCTCCGAGTTCCCCAACCTGATCACATTGAATCCTAGACAAGCTGCACAGCTTTCTTTTACTATTGTTGCCTCAGCTAGAAAATAGGATAAAGAGCAGGATCAAATCGTAAATGAGATGCTGCTTCTGAGCAGAGTTCTTTCTTTTGGGGAAATGAAGATCACATATCCCAAAACTGAATACTGCTTCTCAGACTACaaggcgggggcaggggcaggggggaggaatgCAAATGTTAAATGGGCTTAAGACACTTGCAAATGTTGTTTCCTCTTAGAGATGTGCCAGATTGACTGACTGTGATAGGGTCACTTAGTAAGTGTAAACAGGCCATGTAGTCTTGTGTTTATGCAAACTAATTCAGTTTTTGTGGTGACTGTAAGGAGTGAGTAAATCACTGACATTTCAAACCTCTGTCTTCTCTTTACAGGAGGTGTCGGAGAACGTTAAGCTTTCTGTCAATGACTTCATCATTAAAGCTTCAGCTCTGGCATGTGTGAAGGTGCCTGAAGCCAATTCCTCATGGTTGGACACTGTTATCAGGCAGTAAGTATATGGTCCAAATGTAGCTAGTAACTTTATTCAGTATGGTGTTAATAGCAAAATGGAGCAATTCTCCCACACTTTTGGCAGGGTCTCATAAAGGCTGGCAGGAATGGGAGCAGCTGCAGTATAAAACTCAGGGGATTCTCAAAAGTTCATATACCTTTCTTAAAGTGCCCTTGTGAGTGAGGCCTGGGCACTAGACTTAATGGACATGACAATAACCACTTGTTTATACGAGGTGGctttaatgctttaaaaaaaaatctttcttttgtGTCCCGCTCAAGTAATATGGGTTGTGTCCCCATTGTGTCTTACAGAAATCATGTAGTGGATGTTAGCATTGCAGTGAGTACTCCTGCAGGGCTTATAACTCCCATCGTGTTCAATGCGCACATAAAGGGATTGGCTTCCATTAGTAAAGATGTTGCCTCTTTGGCAGCCAAAGCACGAGAAGGTAAACTTCAGCCCCATGAATTCCAGGTGAGGAGCTTGGTGTGTTAGTAATTACTGCAGCTGTGATTGTCCccgactttaaaaaaaaaaaaaaaaaaaaaatgaaccatTTCATGACATGTGGGTCAAATGACCCCTTCAAGTCCATGATCTAGTTTAGCCATGTTAATTAACATGCTGTGTGAAGTAACTTTTGTGATGTTCCATATATTAATCTATATGTTTATTTCCTGTAGGGAGGCACTTTTACGGTTTCCAATTTAGGAATGTATGGGATTAAGAATTTTTCTGCCATAATCAATCCACCTCAGGCATGTATTCTGGCAGTTGGTACTTCAGAGAACAGGCTGGTGCCAGCAAATAATGAGAAGGGGTAAGTATTAAATAGAGCATTATCCAGATTCAGTTAACTCTTCAAACAGGTGACATTTACTTTGGAATAGTGGCTAGTATTCTAATTTCCCCATCAGATGATCAATATTTAGCAGTATTGCACAGTGccactgtgagatagggaagtcctattatccccatctgtaagatgggggcctgaggcacagagagtaaataatttgctcaaggtcacacaggaaatgtgtggcagagaagggaactgAACCTTTGTCTCCTAAATCCTAGATTAGTGCCTTTCTCACAGGACCATATTTCGCTGGCAAATTTTGAGTGGCACAGTGCAGACTTCTGAATCTGGTGAGCAAATGAATGACACGTAtagataagaaaaggaggacttgtggcaccttcgagactaaccaatttatttgagcatgagctttcgtgagctacagctcacttcatcggatgaagtgagctgtagctcacgaaagctcatgctcaaataaattggttagtctctaaggtgccacaagtcctccttttctttttgcgaatacagactaacacagctgttactctgaaacgatAAAAGGCATAGATAAAAGGCAGTCTTACTGCCTGAAAACTCATGCTGAGGTAGCCAGGCCTAGAGTGTGACTTAGCATGGAGATAGAGTGAAGTTTTATCACCAATGTATatgcattttattaaataaaatgagCTGCATGTTCCAAAGGGATCACctaatttcagaaagtgaaggATATGATCTACTCTATATCATGTAGATCTTCATCATAAGCATTTGTGAAGGTATACATGTAGATCTGAGTACTACAGGACTAACACCCTTTGGGGTTTATCTTTTATAAAAGTCCTGGGTGGTGTGAATATCACTAGCTGACAAATCTCTGCAAACTAACTTGCGAGTGCTAAATGTGGgattttgtttctcttcccaGGTTTGATGTGGCCAGCATGATGTCAGTTACTCTTAGTTGTGACCATCGAGTTGTGGATGGAGCAGTTGGAGCCCAGTGGCTTGCTGAGTTCAAAAAGTTCCTTGAAAAGCCAACAACCATGCTGCTATAATCGAACCAAACAGCCAAGACTTTCCTAGGTCACATTGTTCTGTTCTAATCAAGCTATTTATATTTCAGTGATTAGACTCTATTAaacaaattttccttttttattttaaatatgtatattaACTGGTAATTTTTACCATTCTGTACAGATAAATAGTTTGCAAAAGGCTTTACAGAGCAATATACAGTTATACTGTATTTTATACAGTTAATGAATTTGCCAATGTTTCTCAAAAAAAAGTAAAGTGTCTTGGATTTAAAATCATGTGAGCACTGTATGCTTCATGTATGCTTCTGAATTGGGGTGGGCAGGAGCATACACAGATATATAATCTCTTATGTTCTCAGAAATTAAGAGAACCAGATTGTAAACATCTGTGCAAAAGAATCTGTAGGGCTTGGTAGCTGAAATCTACAAgctagtttaaaacaaaaaacaaaacaaaaaaagtgaacCCTAAGTGGTCTGTTCTCCTGTTAGTATTAGTGAGAGTGACAGGCATACATTGAGAGGAGGAATATTTTTTCATAGGACAAAGGGTTCACATTGCAATTCCTCCTTGGAATTCAACACTAGCTTAGATTTTCACAGCGAAGTGATCCCTTTTagaggacttaaaaaaaaaaaaaaaaaggcaagagaGAAGTTAAATTAATCAAGCTATCAAAACAGTACAATCAAATCTCTTCTAAATGCCACAGAGAATGTGCCCCATCCTTGTGGATTTTCACATGTGTGTATTTTTGTATGAAATTATCTTAAATGGCTGCTTTCCCTTTTGCAATGTTAACAGTACACTCTGTTGCAATGGAAATAGTTGTACTGCAGACCAGTCAGAAGAATTTCTTGCTAGGTGTCGATACCTGTTATTAGCATGTGTAATTTGGCCATTGGAATTCCATCCCTGGCAATCATTTCTGTGATGAGTTGGATGTTTGAAAATTGATTTTTCAGACATTCTTGACACGGGAAGCTCTAACATGAGTTGAGGTCATTGATATCACAGTTCTTAGATGAAATGTCTTTACTGCCCCAGCCTTCATAAACTGCGAATGTGCTGTCCCATGTATATAATGTATGTAAAATGCTTTAAATGGTTTTCTATTGGACTTGTACCCAAATACACTAATAATTGTGTCCTACAGTGGGGGGATACATTAGTGGCCACTCCCAATATTCCACTTTCCAAAGGGAAATGTTAACTTAAAAAGAAAGATCATGTAGTTGATCGGTGACCTGGAGAGCTTGGTAGGAATGAAAGGTTATTCTGTACCCTATACATTGCATTAAGTATTGTCTCTTGTAAAGTTGTGCTACAGAATCCACTAAAGATAATACTGAAAAAATACACTGTGGAGATGAAATATTTTTGTGAGAACTATTTAACGTTTTACTCGGTTGGTTGCAGTTATACCTAACTTTGATGGTTGGGTAAGAAGAAAAGTTGTTGCATTTAAGTataaaaatgttctgattttctCAGTTCCAGATTCTCGGGTGAGTCCATGTGTTCTATTAAATCTTTGGAATTGTTAGACTAATAAAAATTGTCCCAGTGCTTTTTCTGTTTAGTAATGGGTGCTGCtgacctcgctgctagtgcacaGTCTGTGCAAGTTGTCAGCCCTTCTGGTTGGGCAAATGCAATTTTACCCTGTTAACCTTAAGGTTTCCCACCATAAGTGTTCAGCAACGTCTCTGTTTAGCCACTGTCATGTAGCACTAGACTTGGATGATCTATGTTTCTGACTCTACTGCACCGAGTACTTAGAATTCGGGTTAAGGAAATCCTGGACACTCTTGTTGTTCCTTCCCCGAAATAAACTGAAAATCAAAACAGGAACTAGCTTGTGCCAAAGGACCACTGTCCTATTGCGAGCCTGACTGGTGAACAGATTGCAGAACAGCAGAATGATCCTTTCAGCTCTGTGTTTGTATTTGGCATTGTGTTGCTTGCAGTGCCCTGTTGCACCTATACACTCCAACTAGGGCAGCTCGTGTACATTAATGCTATTTCAGTCTGACCTATAACTATAGAAATGCAGTCTTTAGATGCAATCCTTGTAACGGTTtcagaacaaaaaaggaaaactaaGAATTGCTGCTCATGAGTAAATTAGTCtgttaaaattaaatacaattaTACATTTGTAACCTGTTTGTTGAATTTCTGATCTATTTTTAAACATGGTTATTCCTTTGCCATATTGTCATATGCTGTATGGGAGAAGCATAGTGTAAAGCTAAAGTGGGTACAACCTGGCATAAAAGGGGTGAGTACATTGTGATATCAAATCACTTACCAAAAGGCATCATGAAATTGATGCTTTATTTCCTCACTTAGAGTCTGAAAAATAATTTCGTATTAGAATATGATCATTATTGCCTTTGTAAGACAATTTGACTCCTCGCCTACCTTTCCCAACCACTGAAGTActaatttttaatattatttcatCTGCATTGGCTTGTTTTCTTCATGAATGCTGGCTGGCAGCACAGACATATACCACTTGGAAAGTGTTTATAGCAGAGAAACCCTTTTGGTAGATACCTTCATTTGCAGGGTTCTTGAGCCTTAATATTCATTATGTAAACAGGCCTTGAATGGGCAGACTAGTTGTAGAGCACTATTGTTATGTTGCCTAGTTCTGCTGAGATTGCAGTACCACTGCATTGGTGGGTTAAGGCCAACTCTCAGTGCACAGCTGCCCTCAGTAGTATCGGCAGAGGAGCCAGTGACTGAATTGGCTTTGGAGACTACTCACCTCACCTTTTAAAGGTAACCCCTGCATTACACCAATTTGAAAAAGAAGCCAGGTTGTGGGAGAGCTTGCACTGTTATATGTCATGCATCATCAATGTCACCAtctttcaccagcattaaatcCTCTACTTAAAAAGAAACAGTTTGCTAACACCAGATAAGAGTTTTTTCAGCAGAGTAAAACCAGAAAGGAAAACACTATTTCTTCAAAGTTAATCACTCTTTATTGCTCTACTGATGGACAAACTGAAGATGGTAGTAGATAATGTATAATGTAGAATCATGTGTTAGAGATAAAATGATCTAAGTAACACTTAAATGTTTACAACTTGTATTAAGAATTCCTTCCTACTCTTTATACTGTACACTTCATGACCCTCTATTTTCAGAGGAAATTATGTGTGTGCAGACAGCAGAACAGATTCTTAGAATAACACAGTGATACTGATTTCTACTTATGGGTAAGATCTTTACCATTAACCTTCCTTTTAATCTTTAAGGGTGACACATATCCACTAACTTTTTGAGAACCTGCTGTCCCTAACATTTTCCTTAGGGAATTGGCATTGTGATAAGCAACACACCTTTCCCTTTGTTAAATGTTGCTGTAGTTGCTTCTTCTTTGACCAATTCTGGTAAATCCAGCTGTAATCTGTATTTCTCAGGGACTTCAACGATTACATCATCCTAAAACATAGGCAAATTAAAATACTCCATAAGCAAGTATATATGTTAGTTAAAAGTGACTTTCTAAGCCTGTTTGGGTTCaacagagagaaaacagaggTTTTTGTTCCTTTAAAACTTACCCTTGAAATGCTCAGTTCACATTCAGAAACGGAACTAACTTTAGGCAATTCAACTTTCAGTTCAATCTTTAGAGGTTTCCTGTTTGCATCCTTTGCAATGGTCAGTTCATAGGCTGGTGTGATTGCCTCCTCTGGCAGCTCCATACTGGCAATTTCTTCTATCAGATGCACTTTAGACTGTGTAACATTCTTGTTCAGCAGCAATGTAGCATTATTGTGGTCCTTGTCTCCGAGGTTGTGCTTCATCGGGTCCAGTGTCAGTTCTTCCAGAAAAAATATTATTCACATAGGTAGTTACTAAAATATCTTATTAGAAATAGTTTAGCTGTAGATTTAACTGATGGTTTTATACCAGTTGGCAAAATGTGCCAAAACTTAGGTCTCAGCTTTGTGATTATGAACTCAGTTGCTAAAGCTTGTATACTAATTTCATGGAGCTCTTTCCATCTTCATTCCTCATTTCCACTTTTATTTGtaagtaatttattttatttgtaaggtACAAGACTGAAACTCAAGTTTCCAGTGTTCTGTACCTTACAGTAACACCACAAAGGCCTGATTCTACTGGGCCCAGACCTGCAAGATGCTCAGCATCTCGCTGGAACAGGGCACAGGTCAGTTTCAGTATTGTTTAGATTTCATGGAGATGGAAAGTAACATTGTAACTACTTCTCACATGAACAGGACTGGGAGTTTAGCCTTTCCCATTACACCATCTCCTGACAGTAATTTAAAAGAAGTGTATGTACCATTCCTCATGTTCTTGTTGAGAAGTGGAGCTGGTACTGGCCCTCCTCTCAGACTCTGTTTCATCCTTTTCAGGCTTCCTTTGAGTGTGAATGTTGCAATGTGATaagagggggacagagagaggtTGTAATGCTCCTCAATGTATTTAAATGTCAGACTGATCAAATGATCCATTTCTGCTTGGTTCTCCTCTCGCTGAAGAACAGTCGGGTTATATGCAATATCTATGATGGAGTAAAGCTCTAGAAAAACAATGAGAGTCAAAAATTATTGCTATACTGCTACAATCTGTTTTATAGGGGATAGAATACACCATCTGCCGTGGCTACAATGGGGGTAATCTATATTAAGAATAATTTTGATGCTTTTTATGATTGAATGTTTTGAAGAGTCAATGTGACTAGGGAGTGGCTTGATCTGTGATTTCCTGTGAGGTGCTGGTTCCAGAAAACTGACCTGTAGAAAATACCACTTTTATCCAGCAGACCACTTATgtacatgtgtaaagttaagcataggCATAATTTCCCTGTATTTAATGGAACTGTGATTACTCATGTGCCTAAAGATAGATACTTACATAtgctaaggccccaatcctgcaaggtacttaagcatttAGTGTGATGATCTGCGTTTTCAGAAAGAACAACCAATTTTACTTAGGGTTCTGTCTATGCCTCCTCCACCTTCAAGTTGCGAGCTATATACCAGTCAATGGAATTCTCTTTATCAAAGTTATGCCTTTGCCTTCCCAATACAATACTACAGGACCGAGGGGAAAGTGTCCTAACTGTAGCATGTACAGAGAGTATTTTGGAACCCGCTATGTACTTGCCTGCTTTATCGGACACCTCCTCTAGTAGGCCAGCACTTAGAGGTATTGGATCAGTAGGTGACTTAGGAGCTGGGACCCTTTTCCACCTGCAGAGGTTAATGAATAATGATTTTTCATTAGGATCCTGCAAAGAGAATGCAAAATCACTTAATCACCACAAATGTTTAGGTCCCCTTATCTCCAAAAGTAAAATAATAGGCCACTTCCAACTTCTTAACTACCTATAAACTTCTTTGTTCAACTTTATATAAAACATGTAAAGagctgtgtgtgtctttgtgcCCACAGGGCTTTCGTATTGAAGAAAAGATACActgaggaggaaaaaacaaaagctAGTCTAGATGATCATACACCAGGGGCAGGATAGGATTTATATACAGTGTATGAACATCAATTTTTGGGACGCAAAGGGGCCTTTTTACCAGACAACACCAACAGTACAAGTCTTGTCACAGTCTGTGCTATGTAGGACGTTCAAAAACAAACCACTTCTTTAGAGTCTGAGCGTGACCTATGGTTGTGCCAGTGTACACAAGtaattccactgcagtcaatagTTACACTGCAGCAATagtatgagaggagaatcaggtttCTAGTATCTAGGAGTTGGCTACTTTCATAGCACAAGGTGGGAGAGCTGCCTCTCTAAAGACTGTTGTATTCAGTGCCCAGAGGTGCCAGTATCCAGCTCAAGTTATGGGGTTGACCCTTTCAAGGCTTACTGTGCTCTTAGACGCAGAACATATCCTGGATTTCCAAATTACATTAAGTGATCTGCTATAATCATCAATTCTGGCAGAATCTCAGAGCTAGGAATCCAGCTCTATCACACTGGGATGTATTGCAGTTTATTAATGAACCTCAGCCCACAATGTATTCCTTCCTGAATTATATGTAATCTCCTCCAGACCCTTACTTTTTCCAGGGACACTGCTTGGTTTAATTAGGAATGGCTCTGCATTTAACACTAGAATTCATATCTGCATCTGCTGCTCTTTCCAGTCCCATGTAAACATGGTGCTTTTGCCACTGGCATATAGACCACTTGGGTAACCTGACTCTGACAATGGCCACTGCCCAATGCTggtgtgaaaataaaaatcttcCACAATGCACCTCTTTGTGCCCTCTGTGATAGTGCATTTTGGGAAGGAGCACTGGCTCACATCCTGAAGCACAAAGCACGAGAACCTTTATCGTTTTTATCCTAGCCAGTGGCACTGCAGAGGCTATTTTTCCTCACAAaagtctaattcttttttaaccttATTGAGCCGTTAGGCTGAATGATATCCTCATTCCATCCCCAACTGGTGTCTCAGTTCTCTTGGGTCTCTAGCAGTGAACAGTGGTGCTCAGAAGGACCTTCACCCACTCCCAAGGTATTCAGACAGCCTGTGAGGGCTCCCACGACACAGAGCAGCTAGTTGTGGCTGCTTACAGCCTTTTTGCAGCTGGAAGCATCTTCCAGGCACTACCATTGCCAGGTGAGATCCTACTGGAATCTCATGGCTCTTTCATAGTATAAGCCCTTGCCCCGCCTACCAGGATGTGGGTCTGTAGGCAAAGATGTGGTTCAGGGGGAGCACAATATTGCTTTGCAtcttccagctgctgctgcataaATCTGTGGTAACTCTCAGGGGTGCTTTCTGACATCTCATCCAGCATACTCCAGAGCTGGGTCACTTGGGTCAGCATGTCCTCTGGGTGAGAAGGGGTGGCCATGTTTGGCACAAATGTCCTGCAGGAAGCAGCCCCGGTCCTATGCTTAACGCCTATAAGAGAAAAAGGAGAATTGGGGGAGTATCTGCTTTGAACAGCTGCCCTTCACAGGGTCCAGGGGTTTGTATCCTCGACTCCAGGGCAAAATCAGTTCTATTAACAGGAAAAAAGATGGGGTATCTGccaaccgctccccacccccttcacctgcccctgAAATCTGAGAGTCACATTAGCGCCCCCTTGGCCCCCAACCACAGCACCCCATGCTTCCCTCTTGGCCCCCAACCCCAGCGCCCCGTGCTGCCCCCTTGGCCCCCAACCCCGCGCCCCGTGCTGCCCTCAACCCCAGCGCCCCGTGCTGCTCTCTTAGCCCCCAACCCCAGCGccctgtgctgcccccaccccagagccccgtGCTGCCCTcttagccccccaccccagcgccccgtgctgcccccaccccagagccccgtGCTGCCCCCTTAGCCCCCAACCCCAGCGccctgtgctgcccccaccccagagccccgtGCTGCCCTcttagccccccaccccagcgccccgtgctgcccccaccccagagccccgtGCTTCCCCCTTAGCCCCCAACCCCAGCGccctgtgctgcccccaccccagagccccgtGCTGCCCCCTTagcccccaccccagcgccccgtgctgcccccaccccagagccccgtGCTGCCCTcttagccccccaccccagcgccccgtgctgcccccaccccagagccccgtGCTGCCCCCTTAGCCCCCAACCCCAGCGCCCCGTGCTGCCCccactctctccccttccctcgcCACACAGATCCTGCCTCCGGGTACACGACGCCGTTTCCATAGCAACGGACGCGACAGTCCCCCGGAAGAGGAAGTGACGTAACATCTCCCCCAGCTTCCTGAATTCCGACGCCTGACTGGGTCCCCACGCCGGAGCCCGGCAGAAGCTGTCTCTCTCCCGGCCCGGGCCCTCGGGATCGGGGCCCCCGCAGGCGGCCCAGTCCTTCCGGTGGAATCACTTCCGGGTCACCCACTTCCGGGTGGGGGGGGAGCGAGCAACCCCCCTCCCTCCGAGGGTGAgaagggctgtgggttggggggagcgctgggtcgggggttctgggggagttttttgggggggaagcgTGAGGAttgtgcctggggggggggggctccccaggCCTGAACGTATCTGTGAGGGGTGATACCTCGCCCGCCCCCGCGCCCCCACCCAGGtgcccagggctgtggctgccgcCCTGCGCTCCCTGCCAGCTGGCCCGGTTTCTGCTTTCCCCGTCCGGGCCTCCAGCCTGGCTGCCCACGTGTTGCGGCTGATGGATCCCAGGCGGACTGGTGCTTTGGGCTGAGATTGAAGCACATCTCCCTAGAGCCCTTTATTTTCTGCCCTGATCTGCTGTGAGCGGTCAGCTAGCTGCGGGGTGATGCCACACAGGGGGCTGCGCTTCAGGGGTGGGTGAATGGCTGTATGTGTAGGGCCTGGGTCTGTCCTCATCCTGTCCGTTTTACAGCAGCGGAGCTCCCTTGATTTCGGTGCTGTTACTTCTGACTTATGCTGGGGTAAGTGAGAGCAGGCCCAGACCCACCCTCTGTAAAGCGATCAACATCAAAATATTAGATTGAGAGACATGGAGTAATTATCACTTATCTTCTCATTGGTATGTGGGATATGAGATACAGGAATTTATCAAAGACTCTGGATGTGGGCACCAACTGCTAGATCATCCTTTCTAGCCCCTGTACATGCAGACTGTTTCATAGGAGGCTTAGTTTTGGGGTAATGGAGTGGCTTCTTTGGGAGCACACATCTCAGCCTGAGTCAATAGCACATTTACTGTCACACAGATGGAAAAAACTTGCCTTTATGCTATTCATCTCACTGTCCTGAGATGAGCATTTTCTGCATTACAGAGTCTTATATGTGAGTTTCTAATAGCATAATTTTTTTGTTACTTCTGTGAAGGTTAAAGAATGTCTCGGGTCCCTTTAGGAAAAGTCCTCTTGCGAAATGTCATTCGTCACACTGATGCACACAACAAGGTATGGTACCATGTTAGATCCCTTTGCTTCTCTCTCCTGTGATAAAGTATGGTACTATTTCTCA is part of the Natator depressus isolate rNatDep1 chromosome 22, rNatDep2.hap1, whole genome shotgun sequence genome and harbors:
- the PIH1D2 gene encoding PIH1 domain-containing protein 2 isoform X1; amino-acid sequence: MATPSHPEDMLTQVTQLWSMLDEMSESTPESYHRFMQQQLEDAKQYCAPPEPHLCLQTHILDPNEKSLFINLCRWKRVPAPKSPTDPIPLSAGLLEEVSDKAELYSIIDIAYNPTVLQREENQAEMDHLISLTFKYIEEHYNLSLSPSYHIATFTLKGSLKRMKQSLRGGPVPAPLLNKNMRNELTLDPMKHNLGDKDHNNATLLLNKNVTQSKVHLIEEIASMELPEEAITPAYELTIAKDANRKPLKIELKVELPKVSSVSECELSISRDDVIVEVPEKYRLQLDLPELVKEEATTATFNKGKGVLLITMPIP
- the PIH1D2 gene encoding PIH1 domain-containing protein 2 isoform X2, encoding MRCQKAPLRVTTDLCSSSWKMQSNIVLPLNHIFAYRPTSWWKRVPAPKSPTDPIPLSAGLLEEVSDKAELYSIIDIAYNPTVLQREENQAEMDHLISLTFKYIEEHYNLSLSPSYHIATFTLKGSLKRMKQSLRGGPVPAPLLNKNMRNELTLDPMKHNLGDKDHNNATLLLNKNVTQSKVHLIEEIASMELPEEAITPAYELTIAKDANRKPLKIELKVELPKVSSVSECELSISRDDVIVEVPEKYRLQLDLPELVKEEATTATFNKGKGVLLITMPIP